CTGGTATGAAATTAGCCATGAAGGCCTCTTCAATTTTTTCCCAAGTAGGCGGACCATCATGttcatctcttttcttttcccacatctcaaaccaagaGCCAACCACATCTCTAAGCTGGTAGGCAGCCAGCTCCATAGATTCATCATAAAATGCCTTCATCGCTCGGAGGGCTTCCTTAACAGCCTCCAACAACAATATTGGATCTTCATCAACTATAGTACCACGGAACAATGTACGTCTTAGCTTCAAAAATTCATTCTCTCTTGAGGACTCAGAACTGTTCTGTCTATTTAATTGAGGTGGAATCTTAACCCCTCTCGTTCTTGTTGGACATGAAGGCTTTAAACATCACCATAGCATTTTTTGACAGCATTAAACATCTGACCCATCTATAGAGATATAACTGTCTGAGTTGGAACTGCTATTGGGGGTGGCATTGGATCCTGGGGTACTTGCTCATCACGATCCACTCCTTCTTCATGTTCAACCCGAGGTACTTGAACCCCCTTTGTGGATTCACCCTTGCTTTTCTAAGTTGAATCATTCTTAGTTCTACCTTGAACCATAATAGTAGCAATAGTTTCTTGAGCAACATCTTGAGTGTCGGTGTCAGAGTTGCGAGTACGAGCCATTTCTACGAGTTTTAGAGAAACAAATACATTAGATAATTTTTAGAGGTAGGCTTTACTGCACGATCTAAAgtatgaaaaaaaaatgagactTTTCCTAAATACTGGTAGCCTCCCatttataagtatggtgcactTAATAACCATAAATAAGACTTTACTAACACAGCTTCATAGACCACTAGGACTCCATAAACccgaggctctgataccaaatttgtcacgacccattttctgaacaagccgtGACCGGCACCCGATCACTAAACTTGACCGAGCGAACTATCTCCACTTATCAAATCTACTATAACTTTAAATTTTATATGCAGCAAGACAATACTTTAAccaaatatttttaattaatttaaatatctaaaataaaccaactccaaaactttattcatagTAACTACTAAAATAATGCAAagttattataaaaaaatatCTGAATCTTAATCCGCCGGctgtgtctatgaagcctctactgataaactgacgcactgctcaggacatgagatttcctggctAGTTCTCCAAGTAAACATAGAAATAACTAAATAAGATTACTCaaaggaatactccacgaacaaaagtgAAGCTCACCAATAGCAACGGAAGAGAGGGAAGTCCTAACCTGTAGCCTACTCGCCTGCAAAATCGGTTCCTAtcttgtaccgcagaccaacgtaggttcccaaaagagaacgtcagtaccatccattatactcagtgagtctcaacaagcCCCCATTAAAGCAAAGAATGAGACTTAATAAAATATACACTACAAGCAGAGATTCTAAATGCATGGAAACATAAAGTTTCTAATaacaattctaaaataattgcgtaacagcagtttatgaatattctaaaagaaattcttttctttttctttcttataaaaaaatacttcactttatgctttgggagttccaactatcctgacttattTTTGTCGTAGTCACTGTGTGATCGGCATGGGTTCGATCCcgacctgatcgaataggcccaattcACGAAGtgtcactcgcttcatggttcttagtgctcatgtatcataccttagacTGACTAGgcaaattctcagcaacgagacccttGGCTCATGTGCCCCCTAATTTGGCACAaatagtttcaggaagtcaatgTCTTGCTTAGGATCCACGGCCTGGACAATGACCTCTTCTAAGAATagaggatactcccaaaaatcttttctttctaaaccttcttcttgtgacttttcaagtctaatcTTGTTTGAAAGTGATCTATCAATATTCATAATAATATTCTTGAGTGTATACATATCATAAACATGAAATTAAATTATTCAAAGTACTTTTAAAAGTTCTCTCTAACTTTTGAATCTTTAACATGTAAGATTATAtaataaagcataaaaatatgcaaaatagACGCTTATACTTCTCGAGTAAATATATAAGCTTTAACTAGAATAAACTTAGTCAACATGTACTCACTCGTTCCAGTTAAGCACATGTTGActctttaaaatattttatcGCACACTTTGTGGGCATATTTTTGTGAGTAGAagcactttagtaaagggttatatccACTCATCTCAATTTCTTCTTTCAAACTTTCCTATGAATTTACCCCCATTAGGGTATTAGATTCTAGTGTATAATGATGTTATAACTTACAATCTCATAAAAAGAATTATCTCAGTCGTGGCCTAAAGAAGGTCTTCCGTGTTTACTTCGATGGGAGAAGCAAAGCTGCCTTTGTTTCTTGctccttgattttttttttgtgttgaaTTCTTTGCAATTGTTTCCGGCACTTGTCTCTCGTTCCTCCTAACAGCTTGTTTGGCTGGTTGTTATAtgttgtatcgtatcgtattgttactttaaatactttttttttattgttacttaaatttattgtatcgtatcgtttaAACTCATTGTTACGTAACAATGAAAAGTGCCACTTTATGAAACAACCAATTTGGTATGGTCACGTCGTTTTGCTATTTTTTCTCTCATATTtgccattttttattattaactAATCCTACTTTATCCTTTACCCAACcttttatataataatattacCTCGTTCCttacttttttttaataatattgcaagtttattctttatATTATTGGTGCATGACATCATGAAACGACGGAAAACAATATAATCTAACCAAACATTGTATACATCAAAACGATACAGTATAATAAAATACAATACTACATGATACAATATAAAACGAtacataacaaccatccaaactaGCTGTAAGGCTTTAagcattttcctttttttgtctTTCAATAGATCATTCTATGGGCTTTAGGCCCAAATCTTAGGCGTCTtgcttccttttttttatttaacaaGTATTTAATAATActcatttttaataattaaaaatactaaaattattaatatttcctatttgtatatccaattatttataaatagagAAGTAACTCAAAAGTCAATCACAAGGGTTTAAGTCCGTAATAGAAGTATAAATTTCTTTTTTTATGCACTCAAGACAAGAAAAAAAGAATTTAATTTCATATTGAGCGtgtcttgaaacttttataaatttgaaGAATATTACATGTACTAACTTATTTATGGGCTGACATAACTGATAATTTCTCCATAAAATATCCCTCAATCGGTCAATCCTAGGCACAATTGTGGTAAGCAAACTATAATTCTTTGACTggaacctttttttttcttttttctatttgaGGGACTTGGAATTAAATAACATGAGTCCAAATGTTTCTTTCAAACCTTAATACAAAACCTAGTTGCCACTCTAGGACTATCTTGTCAACTCCCATGAGGCTATCAGAAAATACTAAGGTTGTgtacttgtcacgatccaaaatctaaTCATGGctgtgatgacgcctatcatgtTATAAGGCAAGCCTACATTCCAAAATATTGCTACTAAAACGATTAtaagaaattaataaaatatttcaacatttaaatattttcataaactaaatcaactttaaatataatatggaaaaatacataaacgagccccaaacatcggggtatcactaagtcatgagcgtctaaaactataaactaagatatataaagtGTCTAACTGTCAATGCaatccaaaagaagaaatgacaaaggagtaacaaggtcctgcaGACGCTAGCAGCTACATTGCAATCTCCATAGATAGCCGGCCTGAACTGAACGATCGTCGTGCTCTAACTCACTTGGATCTGCGCATAAAGTGAAGAGTGTATTATAAGTACAACCgactcagtagtaacagaaataactgaggaactgagcagtagtgatgAGCTAAGCAAAACAgttcaattatttattttcacaatttacaATAAACATGAATAAACAGGTAAATTTCATAGAACCAACAAATGCCACAAAGAAATTAACAGGTAAATGCAGTAACATCAAAAGTAAATGCAACCATATAGTAATGTCACTCCATTACTCATCACTCGCACTCAACactctgcgctcactaggggtgtgtacagactccggaggggctcccaaagcccaagcgctaagcacggacaactcacgtgctgcatggacaactcacatgccataAATATCAATAGCTGGAtctgcacggtcaactcacgtgctacgcgggcAACTCAtgcgctatggtatcaatacctaGATACGCACGGTCAGCTCACGtactacgcggacaactcacacgctatggtattaatatctcacaacaggccctcagcctcactcagtcatgaaCCTCTCTAGCCtaaccatcatcaacaaataagggaaaAGAGCCCACATCAAATATCATAGCATATCAGCAAAATAATAGcgactgaggtaaacatgtacaataatttctatgactgaatgcaaataatgtgagcatgaataaagcctaagcatgatctctaacatgaaggcatacaagttcaacaacaagtaactaTGTAAACACAGTGATGGCCATGAGACCCCACGAGacagaccaagtctcaatccctcgaggtaaacgcccacatgcccgtcacctagcgtgGGTATCACCTCTAGacaatcacatgatatcaaattctccggatttataccctcaaagccagagttaaaactgttacaTACCTTAACCGCGTAAAATCCTACTCCAGGATGCCCTCGTCTCTGGACTCAGTTTCCAAAAGCTCTgaatctaaccataatcagaATAATATTATCAACATGGCTAGAGAAtcgaattccacaataaaaactacaaaaataggcCAAAAGTTTGAAACCAGCCataacccgacccccgggcctacGTCTCGAAATTAGTCAAAAATGACAGAATTAGAAATCTCTTTCTCTctcgagtctaaccatataaaattcgTCGAAATCCGACTCTGTTTGGTCCCTCAAATTCTCACctcaaactctccaaaactcaatccctaactccctcaatttcactttaAAATTattaatcaaatcccaaaaatgaagatggattctTGAAATacaaccaaaaccgagtagagaacacttatccCAATCGATATGGTAAATTGCCTCTAAAACCGCCAAAATccaagctccccaactcaaaatataaccgaatgaacaaacccttattttatatatttttctgtcaGCTATTCTCCCTCGTTTCTCATGCCAAACTATCCCGAAACTCGCTTTTTATGCCTCCAATAGATTTCTTGTGAAATATTAGTCATGTTAGGATTTTGAATctctcaatttgaccttataatgaaggagatatgttggtttcaatatttgcaaatagtgcagatttttaaatacgccgtCAGTGGCAATTCCGTAATTAATCTAAAACAAATCTAGCAACCTAATTCTtaataaaatgacca
The Nicotiana sylvestris chromosome 11, ASM39365v2, whole genome shotgun sequence DNA segment above includes these coding regions:
- the LOC104220182 gene encoding uncharacterized protein; this encodes MARTRNSDTDTQDVAQETIATIMPSCPTRTRGVKIPPQLNRQNSSESSRENEFLKLRRTLFRGTIVDEDPILLLEAVKEALRAMKAFYDESMELAAYQLRDVVGSWFEMWEKKRDEHDGPPTWEKIEEAFMANFIPEEDRESKATEFEQLKQGNKSVQEYYIEFISLTKHVPHIVKTEKARIRSFFGSLSYHIKDTTSTAAVEMTTFSSVVGFPKHLEKDRQQRRE